In Arthrobacter ramosus, one DNA window encodes the following:
- a CDS encoding HoxN/HupN/NixA family nickel/cobalt transporter, whose translation MTSLAEFASMYRQREHLPMKSRLAFMFGSVVLLHLAAVVLLLVGGAGGGQPLALGLVLTAYVAGIKHSYDWDHIAAIDNSTRKFVAQRKDPVSVGFAFSLGHSSVVVLAGVMVVGGASLVGQLMEDGTTGHLVLGLIGSGVSGLFLLAMGVFNGSAFLRTMQLYRAAQAGGAIAVDDLETKGLIARLLAKPLSKVQRPRNIYVIGFLFGLGFDTATTIGLLVLTTAASLAGVSVLALLALPLAFTAAMTLCDSVNGVAMMRMYKSAIHDPQRKLGFNAIITGISAFSALFISVITLGGFLNAAFGLSDPVTTWLGEIDLGDAGLVLIALFAVVWAVAAVRLRVRSALRKKP comes from the coding sequence ATGACCTCACTCGCGGAGTTCGCCTCGATGTACCGCCAGCGCGAGCATCTCCCGATGAAGTCGCGACTCGCGTTCATGTTCGGCTCGGTCGTCCTCTTGCACCTTGCCGCCGTCGTTCTCCTGCTGGTGGGTGGCGCCGGTGGTGGGCAGCCGCTGGCGCTCGGCCTCGTGCTGACGGCATATGTGGCCGGTATCAAGCACAGCTACGACTGGGACCACATCGCCGCGATCGACAATTCCACACGAAAATTCGTGGCACAGCGCAAGGACCCCGTGAGCGTCGGCTTTGCCTTCAGCCTGGGCCACAGCTCTGTGGTGGTTCTGGCCGGTGTGATGGTGGTTGGCGGCGCCAGCCTGGTGGGCCAGCTCATGGAGGACGGCACCACCGGACACCTCGTGCTGGGGCTGATCGGCAGCGGCGTCTCCGGGCTCTTCCTCCTGGCCATGGGCGTTTTCAACGGGTCTGCATTCCTCCGCACGATGCAGCTGTACCGCGCCGCCCAGGCTGGCGGCGCGATCGCCGTCGACGACCTCGAAACCAAAGGGCTCATCGCGCGGCTCTTGGCCAAGCCGCTATCCAAGGTCCAGCGTCCCCGGAACATCTATGTGATCGGGTTCTTGTTCGGGCTCGGCTTCGACACCGCCACCACCATCGGGCTGCTGGTGCTCACGACGGCGGCGTCGCTCGCGGGCGTGTCCGTTCTTGCCCTCCTGGCGTTGCCGCTGGCCTTCACCGCGGCCATGACGCTCTGCGATTCCGTCAACGGAGTGGCAATGATGCGAATGTACAAGTCCGCCATCCATGATCCTCAGCGCAAGCTGGGATTCAACGCCATCATCACCGGCATCTCGGCCTTCTCGGCGCTCTTCATCTCGGTCATCACGCTGGGCGGCTTCCTCAACGCGGCCTTCGGGCTGAGCGATCCTGTCACCACGTGGCTCGGCGAAATAGACCTCGGCGATGCCGGGCTGGTGCTGATTGCGCTGTTCGCCGTTGTTTGGGCGGTCGCGGCCGTGCGGTTGCGGGTCCGCTCAGCGCTCCGTAAGAAGCCCTGA
- a CDS encoding urease accessory protein UreD, whose product MPATPRPPSSASADRPEMGRLALVIGKRAGRSVAVQQFHQGALRVLRPHYLDQSGQVCYVMVNPGGAYLGADLYVVDVEVEPGASLLLTTQSATKIYRTPGSFAEQRMTIRLGEGAELELAPDQLIAYREASYRQNTHINVHPTSSLIMAEVITPGWSPDGASFRYRELRLRNEIQVEGDDGAALLALDNLLIRPPLGEVTGVGFMEGYSHLGSLIVVDPRVDQALADELHRLAAGYEAYSGLSLTRSLAGTTGLILRSLSNSTEELNRLLGACTGLLRERWYGRAPLNLRKY is encoded by the coding sequence ATGCCCGCCACGCCGCGGCCCCCTTCATCCGCGTCCGCTGATCGGCCCGAGATGGGTCGCCTTGCGCTCGTCATAGGGAAACGTGCTGGTCGATCCGTGGCAGTGCAGCAGTTTCATCAGGGTGCCTTGCGGGTTTTGAGGCCGCACTACTTGGATCAGAGCGGTCAGGTTTGTTATGTCATGGTCAATCCGGGCGGGGCGTATTTGGGGGCGGATCTCTATGTTGTGGATGTGGAGGTCGAGCCCGGGGCTTCGTTGCTTTTGACGACGCAGTCGGCCACGAAGATCTATCGGACGCCGGGGTCGTTTGCTGAGCAGCGGATGACTATCCGCCTGGGGGAGGGGGCGGAACTGGAGTTGGCTCCCGACCAGCTCATCGCCTACCGGGAGGCCAGCTATCGGCAGAATACGCACATCAATGTGCATCCGACGTCGAGCCTCATCATGGCGGAAGTCATCACTCCCGGCTGGTCGCCGGACGGCGCCTCCTTCCGGTACCGGGAACTCCGGCTCCGGAACGAGATCCAGGTGGAGGGCGACGACGGCGCGGCGCTGCTTGCGCTCGACAACCTCCTGATCCGGCCGCCCCTGGGCGAAGTGACCGGAGTGGGCTTCATGGAGGGGTACAGCCACCTGGGATCGCTCATTGTGGTGGATCCGCGGGTTGACCAGGCGCTCGCCGACGAACTGCACCGGCTGGCGGCGGGGTATGAGGCGTACTCGGGCTTGTCGCTGACCCGAAGCCTTGCGGGCACAACGGGCCTGATCCTGCGGTCCCTGTCGAACAGCACCGAGGAACTGAATCGATTGCTTGGTGCCTGTACCGGCCTTTTGCGCGAACGCTGGTACGGCAGGGCGCCGCTGAACCTCAGGAAGTACTGA
- the ureG gene encoding urease accessory protein UreG, producing the protein MSEPIKIGIGGPVGAGKTQLVERLTRHMSREISMAAITNDIYTIEDAKILAANGILPEDRIIGVETGGCPHTAIREDTSMNTAAIEELKKRHPDLQVIFVESGGDNLSATFSPELVDFSIYIIDVAQGEKIPRKAGQGMIKSDLFIINKTDLAPFVGADLSVMERDSKEFRGDKPFCFTNLKTDEGLDKVIAWMRHDVLMLDLAQ; encoded by the coding sequence ATGTCTGAACCCATCAAGATCGGCATCGGCGGCCCGGTAGGTGCCGGCAAAACGCAGCTCGTGGAGCGCCTGACCCGCCACATGAGCCGGGAAATTTCCATGGCCGCCATCACCAACGACATTTACACGATCGAAGACGCCAAAATCCTCGCAGCCAACGGCATCCTGCCTGAGGACCGCATCATCGGCGTCGAAACCGGCGGCTGTCCCCACACCGCCATCCGCGAAGACACCTCCATGAACACGGCGGCCATCGAGGAACTCAAGAAACGCCACCCCGACCTGCAGGTCATCTTCGTCGAATCCGGCGGCGACAACCTCTCCGCGACGTTCAGCCCCGAACTCGTGGACTTCTCGATCTACATCATCGACGTCGCCCAGGGAGAGAAAATCCCCCGCAAGGCCGGTCAAGGCATGATCAAGTCGGACCTCTTCATCATCAATAAGACGGACCTCGCCCCTTTCGTCGGCGCGGACCTATCAGTGATGGAACGGGACTCCAAGGAATTCCGGGGCGACAAGCCGTTCTGCTTCACCAACCTCAAAACTGACGAAGGGCTCGACAAGGTCATCGCATGGATGCGGCACGACGTCCTGATGCTCGACCTGGCGCAATGA
- a CDS encoding urease accessory protein UreF has product MSGSYQLALQQLTDSALPTGAFAHSLGFETYIDRGLVHDEASFGTWLSAFVGQQLTYSDGLAIRFLYEGVSVGELDEHLSAQLLPRQLREASTKMGGRLIEIGTEVFPSAELEAYRTLVTTGRAAGHQPLAFAVVARSLGVPFEEALAAYLFAAVTSLTQNAVRAIPLGQNSGQRLLRKAHDDVAAAVEHVRHLSWDDFGAVSPGLEISQMRHEWQRARMFMS; this is encoded by the coding sequence ATGAGCGGGTCGTACCAGCTCGCGTTGCAGCAGCTGACTGACTCCGCGTTGCCTACCGGGGCGTTTGCTCATTCTTTGGGGTTTGAGACGTACATTGACCGCGGGTTGGTTCACGATGAAGCGTCATTCGGCACTTGGCTGTCCGCGTTTGTGGGGCAGCAGTTGACATATTCCGACGGCTTGGCCATTCGGTTCCTGTACGAGGGAGTGTCTGTGGGGGAATTGGATGAGCATCTCAGTGCTCAGCTCTTGCCGCGGCAGTTGCGGGAGGCCAGTACCAAAATGGGCGGGCGGCTGATCGAGATCGGGACGGAGGTCTTTCCTTCGGCCGAGCTGGAGGCCTACCGGACTCTCGTGACCACGGGCCGGGCTGCCGGTCATCAGCCGCTGGCGTTCGCCGTCGTCGCGCGCTCGCTGGGCGTACCGTTCGAAGAAGCGCTCGCCGCTTACCTTTTCGCGGCGGTCACCTCACTGACGCAGAACGCCGTGCGCGCCATCCCGCTCGGGCAGAACTCCGGGCAGCGGCTGTTGCGCAAGGCGCACGACGACGTCGCTGCCGCCGTCGAACATGTCCGGCACCTCAGCTGGGACGACTTCGGAGCCGTCAGCCCCGGGCTGGAAATTTCGCAGATGCGGCACGAATGGCAACGTGCGCGCATGTTCATGAGCTAG